Proteins encoded together in one Meles meles chromosome 7, mMelMel3.1 paternal haplotype, whole genome shotgun sequence window:
- the LOC123945808 gene encoding matrix Gla protein, translating to MKSLLLLSILAALAVAALCYESHESMESYEINPFINRRNANTFMSPQQRWRAKAQERIRERNKPAYEINREACDDFKLCERFALVYGYDAAYNHYFRRRRGSK from the exons ATGAAGAGCCTGCTCCTTCTCTCCATCCTGGCTGCCTTGGCCGTGGCAgctctgtgctatg aatcTCATGAAAGCATGGAATCCTATGAAATTA atccCTTCATTAACAGGAGAAATGCTAATACTTTTATGTCCCCGCAACAGAGATGGAGAGCTAAAGCCCAAGAGAG GATCAGAGAACGCAACAAGCCTGCCTATGAGATCAATCGGGAAGCCTGTGATGACTTCAAGCTTTGTGAACGCTTTGCCCTGGTTTATGGATACGACGCTGCCTACAATCACTATTTCCGGCGGCGCCGAGGAAGCAAATGA